In Cloacibacillus sp., the genomic window TCGCCGAGGGCGAGGCTAGAATGAGCGGTAAAAAACTGCCCGCAGCGCCCGTACGGCAGCCGGCGGCACAGCCGGTATATAACACGGCGGCGGGAGCCCCGCAGCTCTCGATGAACGGCGCCTCCGGCTCCTCGGTGACGATCTCCGGGCGCGGCTCGGGACACGGCGTCGGTATGCCACAATGGACGGCCAAGGCGCTGGCCGAGGCGGGCTGGAGTTACCGGCGGATACTTGAATACTATTTCCCCGGCACGGCGCTGGAAAGAGGCTATTAAAAGATATGGAGAGAGACCTGACAAAGACGGCGGCCTACGATTATCAGCTTCCCAAAGAGCTGATAGCGCAGGACCCCGCGGAGCCGAGAGATTCGTCGCGGCTCCTTGTTGTACACAGGGAAAACGGCGGCACCGAGGATAGGATCTTCCGCGACATCACGGAATACCTTCACCCCGGCGACCTGCTGATGATGAACGATACGCGCGTCCTTCCGGCGCGCGTGGAGGGCGTAAAGAAGAACGAGGGCGGCGGCGGCGCGAAGGTGGAGATATTCTTCCTCAACCCCGGCGCGTCGAGCAACGAATGGACGGCGCTCGTCCGCCCCGGACGCAAGCTGCCGGAGGGGACGAAAGTGACGCTTGGCGGCGAAACGGAGATCACCGTGGGGGCGAGGCTTGAGGACGGTCTGCGAACGATCATCTTCGCGCCGGAGGACGACCCGCTGACGCTGATCCACCGCTTCGGCAGCACGCCGCTGCCGCACTACATAACGGAGAGCCGCGCCGACCCCGAACGCTACCAGACGGTCTATGCGAAGCGCGAAAAGGAAAATTCCGTCGCCGCGCCGACCGCCGGGCTGCACTTCACGCCGGAATTGCTCAAAAAACTCGCGGATATGGGCGTGCCGCATATCTTCATCACCTTACAGGTGGGACTTGGCACCTTCCGCCCCGTAAAGGCCGAGAATATCGCGGAACATGTCATGCACACGGAATTCTGCGAAATACCGCCGGAGGCGGCGGCGGCGATAAAGGCGGCCAAAGAGAGGGGA contains:
- the queA gene encoding tRNA preQ1(34) S-adenosylmethionine ribosyltransferase-isomerase QueA; this encodes MERDLTKTAAYDYQLPKELIAQDPAEPRDSSRLLVVHRENGGTEDRIFRDITEYLHPGDLLMMNDTRVLPARVEGVKKNEGGGGAKVEIFFLNPGASSNEWTALVRPGRKLPEGTKVTLGGETEITVGARLEDGLRTIIFAPEDDPLTLIHRFGSTPLPHYITESRADPERYQTVYAKREKENSVAAPTAGLHFTPELLKKLADMGVPHIFITLQVGLGTFRPVKAENIAEHVMHTEFCEIPPEAAAAIKAAKERGGRVVAVGTTVVRTLESFAQRYGEIVPGVLDTKLFISPGYRFRVIDALITNFHLPMSTLLMLVSAFGGYETMMRVYNEAVEKRYRFFSFGDSMFIE